GCACGACAAGACGCTGTACGAGGCGGTGGGCGGGGCCGAGGCCCTGCAGCGGCTGTCCGACACGTTCTACGAGGCGGTGCTCGCCGACCCGCTGCTCGCGCCGGTCTTCGCGGAGTTCACGCCGGCGCACGTGCAGCACGTCGCCGTGTGGCTGGCCGAGGTGTTCTCCGGTCCGGCCGAGTTCACCGCGGAACTGGGCGGCCATCAGGCCCTGTTGCGCGCACACCTGGGGCTCGGGATCACCGAGGAGCAGCGGGTGCGCTGGATGGAGCTGATGACCGCGGCGGTCGAGAAGGAGCTGCCGGACGACGCGTTGCTGCGCCGCCGGGTGGTGGAGTACTTCGACTGGGGGACCCGGATCGCCAAGGACGTGTCCGCCTCGGCACCCGGTACGGATCTCGGCGAGCCCGGCCCGACGCCGCGCTGGGGCTGGAACGGTCTCGCCTGACGTAACGTCATGCCACCTCGCGGGCGCCCGGGGCTCCCCGGCCCCGGGCTCCGGGCCTACGCGGCCGCCGACACCGGGCGGCGGCCGAACTCGGCGCCCGGCGGGAGCTGTTGGCGCACCCGGTCCAGCGCCTCGTCGAAGTCGGCCCCGGCGATGCCGGATTC
This sequence is a window from Streptomyces sp. HUAS YS2. Protein-coding genes within it:
- a CDS encoding group II truncated hemoglobin; the protein is MSTESAGHDKTLYEAVGGAEALQRLSDTFYEAVLADPLLAPVFAEFTPAHVQHVAVWLAEVFSGPAEFTAELGGHQALLRAHLGLGITEEQRVRWMELMTAAVEKELPDDALLRRRVVEYFDWGTRIAKDVSASAPGTDLGEPGPTPRWGWNGLA